TAAATTGGGAGGGGGAATTTTTAAAAGGTATTCCTTCTTCTGAATGGGGTATGCATTTAGAAATTTATCGTAAAAATTCATCTGCTCATGCTATTGTACATTCTCATCCAACATACCTTTTAGTGCTTAATCTTTTAGGATTTACATTCAAAAACTTTTCTCTTTTTGAAGCACAATATTTTTTTAAAGAAAAAATTAAAATAATACCACCTCTTCCTCCGGGTTCTTTTGAATTGTGGGATAAGGTTTCAGAAGAAAGTATTAATTCTAAGGTGCTTATTCTTAGTAATCATGGTCTTGTAGTATGGGAGAAGGATTTAGAAACAGCTGTTAATCTTAGTATAATTTTTGAAAAGCTTTGTAAAATAGAGTATTTTAAAAAACTTGTAGAGGAGGTTTAGGGGATGAGAATAAAGTCTAAAGAATATTTTAAAAGGGCATTAAAAAGTATTCCTGGAGGGGTTAATAGTCCGGTTAGAGCTTGTAAGGCTGTTAAAGCTGATCCTATTTTTTTTGAAAGAGGAGAGGGAGCCTATTTAATAGATGTAGATGGTAATAGATATATTGATTATGTATGTTCTTGGGGTCCTCTGATATTAGGACATGCTCATCCTGAGGTTATAGGTAGCATATATTTTGCTTCCAAAAAAGGTACAAGCTTTGGTGCTCCTACTTGGCAAGAAGTTGAGTTAGCAGAACTTATTAAAAATTCTATTCCCTCAATTGAAAAAATTCGTCTTGTAAATTCAGGCACAGAAGCTACTATGAGTGCTATAAGACTTGCAAGAGCTTATACAGGAAGAAAAAAAATTATTAAATTTGAAGGTTGCTATCATGGGCATGTAGATTCTTTATTAGTTAAAGCTGGTTCAGGGCTTGCAACTTTTGGAATTCCTGCAACCCCAGGAGTTCCTGAAGAGCTAACTTCTCATACCCTAAATTTACCATTTAATGATTTTTCAGCAGTAGAAAAGGCTTTTTTAGAGTATGGAAAAGAAATTGCAGCAGTAATAGTAGAACCTATTCCAGGAAATATGGGGGTAGTATTACCTGAGAATGGATTTCTTGAGTTTTTAAGAGAGATTACTCAAAAATACAAAGCTCTTCTTATTTTTGATGAAGTAATTACAGGTTTTAGAATAGGACCTTCAGGAGCACAAGGAAAATATGGAATAAATCCAGATCTTACTTGTTTAGGTAAAATAATTGGAGGTGGGCTTCCAGTGGG
The window above is part of the Thermodesulfobacterium geofontis OPF15 genome. Proteins encoded here:
- a CDS encoding class II aldolase/adducin family protein, whose product is MKKLESLCYFANYLSKMGLIVGSEGNISIRDKEGFWITPSGKIKENLKPKEIAFVNWEGEFLKGIPSSEWGMHLEIYRKNSSAHAIVHSHPTYLLVLNLLGFTFKNFSLFEAQYFFKEKIKIIPPLPPGSFELWDKVSEESINSKVLILSNHGLVVWEKDLETAVNLSIIFEKLCKIEYFKKLVEEV
- the hemL gene encoding glutamate-1-semialdehyde 2,1-aminomutase; its protein translation is MRIKSKEYFKRALKSIPGGVNSPVRACKAVKADPIFFERGEGAYLIDVDGNRYIDYVCSWGPLILGHAHPEVIGSIYFASKKGTSFGAPTWQEVELAELIKNSIPSIEKIRLVNSGTEATMSAIRLARAYTGRKKIIKFEGCYHGHVDSLLVKAGSGLATFGIPATPGVPEELTSHTLNLPFNDFSAVEKAFLEYGKEIAAVIVEPIPGNMGVVLPENGFLEFLREITQKYKALLIFDEVITGFRIGPSGAQGKYGINPDLTCLGKIIGGGLPVGAYGGKEEIMNLVSPEGPVYQAGTLSGNPIAVAAGIATLKELLKPGTYERLEYISEKLEKGIREVLKELKLPYQINRAGSMLTLFFTKKEVKDFQSALTSDTEKFAIFWQKMLEEGIYLPPSQFEAWFVSLSHGEKEIEKTISAIYKVLKEMH